A portion of the Lolium rigidum isolate FL_2022 chromosome 1, APGP_CSIRO_Lrig_0.1, whole genome shotgun sequence genome contains these proteins:
- the LOC124683258 gene encoding protein IQ-DOMAIN 17-like isoform X2 — MTLRCMQALVRVQARVRDQRMRLSQDSLSAAGAAACGSSKSSYSVDTSTFWDSKYTHEYAERRSRSRDGSSFAADDWDDRPRTIEEIQAMLQTRKDAALKRERALSYAFSHQIWRNPAPSAEEEMDVDGQPRWAERWMASRASFDTNRSSARTAAAAAPGRASTDHRDQVKTLEIDTGRPFSYSTPRRQAPPPSQHGSGSPMHRAQHHHHSAGTPSPGKARPPIQVRSASPRVERGGGGGGGGGSYTPSLHSQRHASSGSAVPNYMAATESAKARIRSQSAPRQRPATPERDRPQTAYNPATGSAKKRLSFPVPLDTYGGYAQSLRSPSFKSATGRFTSEQRSTVSSLSCAESVGGEPISPSSTTDLRRWLR, encoded by the exons ATGACGCTGCGCTGCATGCAGGCGCTGGTGCGCGTCCAGgcgcgggtgcgcgaccagcggatGCGCCTCTCGCAGGActccctctccgccgccggcgccgccgcctgcgGCAGCAGCAAGTCCTCGTACAGCGTCGACACATCCACCTTCTGGGACTCCAAGTACACCCACGAATACGCCGAGCGACGCTCC CGGTCGAGGGACGGCAGCAGCTTCGCCGCCGACGACTGGGACGATCGGCCGCGGACGATCGAGGAGATCCAGGCCATGCTGCAGACCAGGAAAGACGCCGCTCTCAAGCGTGAGAGAGCACTGTCCTACGCCTTCTCCCATCAA ATTTGGAGGAACCCTGCCCCGTCCGCGGAGGAAGAGATGGACGTCGACGGGCAGCCGCGCTGGGCGGAGCGATGGATGGCGTCACGGGCGTCCTTCGACACCAACAGGAGCAGCGCCCggacggccgccgccgcggcgccagGACGCGCGTCGACGGACCACCGCGACCAGGTCAAGACGCTGGAGATCGACACCGGCCGCCCCTTCTCCTACTCCACGCCCCGGCGGCAGGCGCCACCGCCGTCGCAGCACGGGAGCGGCTCGCCGATGCACCGggcgcagcaccaccaccactccGCGGGGACGCCGTCGCCGGGCAAGGCGCGCCCGCCGATCCAGGTCCGCTCCGCGAGCCCTCGCGtggagcgcggcggcggtggcggcggcggagggggcagCTACACCCCGAGCCTGCACTCCCAGCGCCACGCGTCGTCCGGCTCGGCCGTGCCGAACTACATGGCGGCCACGGAGTCGGCCAAGGCGCGCATCCGCTCCCAGAGCGCGCCGCGGCAGCGCCCCGCGACCCCGGAGCGCGACCGGCCGCAGACCGCGTACAACCCCGCGACCGGGAGCGCCAAGAAGCGGCTGTCATTCCCCGTGCCGCTGGACACGTACGGCGGGTACGCGCAGAGCCTGCGGAGCCCAAGCTTCAAGAGCGCGACGGGGCGGTTCACCTCCGAGCAGCGGTCCACCGTGTCGTCCTTGTCGTGCGCGGAGAGCGTAGGCGGGGAACCGATCTCCCCGTCGTCCACCACCGACCTCCGCCGCTGGCTCCGCTGA